In Capillimicrobium parvum, a genomic segment contains:
- a CDS encoding beta propeller repeat protein, whose product MPSPWTFTNYAPLLNDVSCASAAACVAVGQQGMVLRSTGDPAAPLAWSGVGLTDPETLASVTCSRTRCLAVTSDRKVPATAASRVFRSTDSGATWTSSGVLPAATLPGRTKRTTRSASAIACDPGGAPVCYAAGLTGGVWRSADDGVTWDDLKLDAAGSYTKLACASRGRCVAAAGADLADPTTPSVAVITGTAVDTSITPPAPRPKWTSPLAVACDSATRCVLTSADGTFATLSLPDKAWGDVQTFPAKAKASPPTVTDLSCPSANTCVGLATGLVLRTTTLSSSSTAWQRRPNGDAIPFNLKALSCAQASCVTVGAGATWFASADVGFNWGAVNLVPGMDAVTCAGSAPGTCVGAGKDSVGVGRANGTLWNAPVYKHSGLDTKWLGCFDAAGCMQIGRAGALATSDLQVFDGLFPPTFDVAGVSAADCLSATLCVAVVGGATLTSLDGSKTVWSQSSFPPVLPAAMDCVPGKTDPVTCFATTADGYVLRGTMTLTGDKPRWQWVYTTADADSALAAVGCSPAPVSCTAVGKAGEIWISDPADPTAISWRQRQLLDNLIVDDRPDLATVTCPASGICLAGGEHGGLAAVATTTNNWQTYTYDEVPALINGPLTMTAATCETLDRCLIAGSTVLVGTRSPGIAPER is encoded by the coding sequence GTGCCTTCCCCGTGGACGTTCACGAACTACGCCCCGCTGCTCAACGACGTGTCGTGCGCGAGCGCGGCGGCGTGCGTGGCCGTCGGCCAGCAGGGCATGGTCCTGCGCTCCACGGGCGATCCGGCGGCGCCCTTGGCCTGGTCGGGCGTCGGCCTCACCGATCCGGAGACGCTGGCGAGCGTCACCTGCAGCCGCACGCGCTGCCTGGCCGTCACGAGCGACCGCAAGGTCCCTGCGACCGCCGCATCGCGCGTGTTCCGCAGCACCGACTCCGGCGCCACCTGGACGAGCTCGGGGGTTCTCCCCGCGGCCACGCTGCCGGGCAGGACGAAGCGCACGACGCGCTCCGCGTCCGCGATCGCCTGTGATCCGGGCGGCGCGCCCGTCTGCTACGCGGCCGGCCTGACCGGCGGCGTGTGGCGCTCGGCCGACGACGGCGTCACGTGGGACGACCTGAAGCTCGATGCCGCGGGGTCGTACACGAAGCTCGCCTGCGCGTCCCGCGGCCGGTGCGTGGCGGCCGCCGGAGCGGACCTCGCCGATCCGACGACCCCCTCGGTCGCCGTGATCACGGGCACCGCGGTCGACACCAGCATCACGCCGCCCGCGCCCCGGCCCAAGTGGACCAGCCCGCTGGCCGTCGCCTGCGACAGCGCGACGCGCTGCGTCCTGACGAGCGCCGATGGGACCTTCGCGACGCTGTCGCTGCCCGACAAGGCGTGGGGCGACGTGCAGACCTTCCCGGCCAAGGCCAAGGCGTCCCCGCCGACCGTCACCGACCTCTCGTGCCCGTCCGCGAACACCTGCGTCGGCCTGGCCACCGGGCTCGTGCTCCGCACGACGACGCTGTCCTCGTCCTCGACGGCGTGGCAGCGGCGGCCGAACGGCGACGCGATCCCCTTCAACCTCAAGGCGCTCTCGTGTGCGCAGGCATCGTGCGTGACCGTCGGCGCCGGGGCGACGTGGTTCGCCAGCGCCGACGTCGGCTTCAACTGGGGTGCCGTCAACCTCGTCCCGGGCATGGACGCCGTGACCTGTGCCGGGTCGGCGCCGGGGACCTGCGTCGGCGCCGGCAAGGACTCGGTCGGCGTGGGCCGCGCGAACGGGACCCTGTGGAACGCGCCCGTCTACAAGCACTCCGGCCTGGACACGAAGTGGCTCGGCTGCTTCGACGCCGCCGGCTGCATGCAGATCGGACGTGCCGGCGCGCTCGCCACGAGCGACCTGCAGGTGTTCGACGGGTTGTTCCCGCCGACGTTCGACGTCGCCGGGGTGAGCGCGGCGGACTGCCTGAGCGCGACGCTCTGCGTCGCCGTGGTCGGCGGCGCGACGCTGACCTCCCTGGACGGTTCCAAGACGGTGTGGAGCCAGTCGTCGTTCCCGCCGGTCCTGCCGGCGGCCATGGACTGCGTGCCCGGGAAGACCGACCCGGTCACCTGCTTCGCGACGACCGCCGACGGCTACGTCCTGCGCGGGACGATGACGCTCACCGGCGACAAGCCGCGCTGGCAGTGGGTCTACACGACCGCTGACGCGGACTCCGCGCTGGCCGCGGTGGGCTGCAGCCCGGCGCCCGTGAGCTGTACCGCGGTGGGGAAGGCCGGCGAGATCTGGATCAGCGATCCGGCCGATCCGACGGCGATCAGCTGGCGCCAGCGCCAACTGCTCGACAACCTGATCGTCGACGACCGCCCCGACCTCGCGACCGTGACGTGCCCGGCGTCCGGCATCTGCCTGGCGGGCGGCGAGCACGGCGGGCTCGCCGCGGTGGCCACGACGACGAACAACTGGCAGACCTACACGTACGACGAGGTCCCGGCCCTCATCAACGGACCGTTGACGATGACCGCGGCGACCTGTGAGACGCTCGACCGCTGCCTGATCGCCGGCAGCACCGTGCTCGTCGGCACCCGCTCGCCGGGGATCGCGCCCGAGCGGTAG
- a CDS encoding pentapeptide repeat-containing protein, translated as MARRRFAVAIGFAVVALGVPSTAHGAAPFVRIDDAKLTPTRDGGKITATVTWNQDAARDERELGIGELRAVAVSATGHTPTLLKAADPYADIADHPQQKDVTLEFSGADERAAIRRGNRVVLTASQHSETPGWPLAYVTVATIRSFVTPQDRIGRKDCSDIAVAPGADLSWCDLVGADLDDVVVSDRYPRSKVTRMLVADLTGATMRRARLTGDSVAGGRLNGADMSGATIDNLSLAQAEATGLIAQRVKSIKPQDAGTEWSGANMFHASLVRADFSLSTLNNVSVSRARLDKSDLHGSTWGYSGDEGLAMIAEEASLRGADLRNVVAFGTRFGLADLTDAMLDGANFQAAELALATLCHTKTDLGEIDTGCPDQPAPKPVTPLVAVKGTLDREDGKVTIAGTVRWNDLGRRTFDMTAGDVRIVAVDAATGRAREIYRRSVNVIGDTTPVPTQTISDARNLRWLRPGNRVVLTATQHQPDDRPGPSLRSYVTVAQLQAGPGRGRVGNLDCADRPVIAGTASLANCDFAGAALTHADLGAAPMTMADLSGAILARANLDGVVLDGAAMGSVRAPRASLMGVRMANVTAPGIDLSGGRIKGNLRAATFEDADFRTARVSSTTFAGTPMRGATFRGAIFDGQRDSGVDLAYADLRKADLGVLEVDAPSSLFMANLSHATLKGPARWPADTSGQIPWTWAVQCDTTLPSGEVLDRDCPKVPSNGRAR; from the coding sequence ATGGCCCGGCGTCGGTTCGCAGTCGCCATCGGCTTCGCCGTTGTCGCGCTCGGTGTCCCGTCGACCGCACACGGGGCCGCCCCGTTCGTCCGCATCGACGACGCGAAGCTGACGCCCACGAGGGACGGCGGGAAGATCACCGCCACCGTGACATGGAACCAGGACGCGGCCCGCGACGAGCGCGAGCTGGGGATCGGGGAGCTGCGCGCGGTCGCCGTCTCCGCCACCGGCCACACCCCCACCCTGCTGAAGGCCGCCGACCCGTACGCCGACATCGCCGATCACCCGCAGCAGAAGGACGTCACGCTCGAGTTCTCGGGCGCGGACGAGCGGGCCGCCATCCGGCGCGGCAACCGCGTGGTGCTGACGGCGAGCCAGCACTCGGAGACGCCCGGGTGGCCGCTGGCGTACGTGACGGTCGCCACCATCCGGTCGTTCGTCACGCCGCAGGACCGCATCGGGCGCAAGGACTGCTCGGACATCGCCGTGGCGCCGGGCGCCGACCTGTCGTGGTGCGACCTCGTGGGCGCCGACCTCGACGACGTGGTCGTCTCCGACCGCTACCCGAGGTCGAAGGTCACGCGCATGCTCGTGGCCGACCTCACCGGGGCGACGATGCGGCGCGCCCGGCTCACGGGCGACAGCGTCGCCGGAGGCCGCCTCAACGGCGCCGACATGAGCGGGGCCACGATCGACAACCTGTCGCTCGCCCAGGCGGAGGCGACCGGGCTGATCGCGCAGCGCGTCAAGAGCATCAAGCCCCAGGACGCGGGCACGGAGTGGTCCGGCGCCAACATGTTCCACGCGAGCCTCGTCCGCGCGGACTTCAGCCTCTCCACGCTGAACAACGTGTCGGTCAGCCGGGCGCGCCTGGACAAGAGCGACTTGCACGGCTCGACGTGGGGCTACAGCGGCGACGAGGGACTGGCGATGATCGCCGAGGAGGCGTCCCTGCGCGGCGCGGACCTCCGCAACGTGGTGGCGTTCGGGACGCGCTTCGGGCTGGCCGACCTGACCGACGCCATGCTCGACGGCGCCAACTTCCAGGCCGCGGAGCTCGCGCTCGCCACGCTGTGCCACACGAAGACGGACCTCGGGGAGATCGACACCGGCTGCCCCGACCAGCCGGCACCGAAGCCGGTGACGCCGCTCGTCGCGGTGAAGGGCACCCTCGATCGCGAGGACGGCAAGGTCACGATCGCCGGGACCGTGCGCTGGAACGACCTCGGGCGCCGCACGTTCGACATGACCGCCGGGGACGTTCGTATCGTCGCGGTCGACGCCGCCACCGGCCGCGCGCGGGAGATCTACCGCCGCTCGGTCAACGTCATCGGGGACACCACGCCGGTCCCCACCCAGACGATCTCCGACGCCCGCAACCTGCGGTGGCTGAGGCCGGGCAACCGCGTCGTGCTGACCGCCACCCAGCATCAGCCGGACGACCGCCCCGGCCCGTCGCTGCGCAGCTACGTGACCGTCGCGCAGCTCCAGGCCGGGCCCGGACGCGGGCGGGTCGGCAACCTCGACTGCGCGGACCGTCCGGTGATCGCGGGCACGGCCTCTCTGGCCAACTGCGACTTCGCGGGCGCGGCGCTGACGCACGCCGATCTGGGCGCGGCGCCGATGACGATGGCCGACCTCAGCGGTGCGATCCTCGCCCGCGCGAACCTCGACGGCGTCGTCCTGGACGGCGCCGCGATGGGGTCCGTGCGGGCCCCCAGGGCGAGCCTGATGGGCGTCCGCATGGCGAACGTCACCGCGCCCGGCATCGATCTGTCCGGGGGGAGGATCAAGGGCAACCTGCGCGCGGCCACCTTCGAGGACGCCGACTTCCGCACTGCCCGCGTGTCGTCGACGACCTTCGCCGGCACGCCGATGCGCGGAGCCACCTTCCGCGGCGCGATCTTCGACGGCCAGCGCGACAGCGGCGTCGACCTCGCCTACGCCGATCTGCGCAAGGCGGATCTCGGGGTGCTCGAGGTCGACGCGCCCAGCTCGCTGTTCATGGCGAACCTGAGCCACGCGACGCTGAAGGGGCCCGCCAGGTGGCCCGCCGACACGTCGGGGCAGATCCCCTGGACGTGGGCGGTGCAGTGCGACACGACGCTGCCGTCCGGCGAGGTGCTCGACCGCGACTGCCCGAAGGTGCCGTCCAACGGCCGAGCGCGCTGA
- the rsfS gene encoding ribosome silencing factor has translation MSTPQLTPDVLADLIAEQASDKKAADIVVLDLRGALGYTDMFVIATGNTDRQVKAIHDGIHRALKDEHGILPRRVEGLTESRWVLMDYLDVVVHVFTPETREYYRLEQLWGDVPSRSYEAAEV, from the coding sequence TTGAGCACGCCCCAGCTCACCCCCGACGTGCTCGCCGACCTCATCGCCGAGCAGGCCTCGGACAAGAAGGCCGCAGACATCGTCGTGCTCGACCTGCGCGGCGCGCTCGGCTACACGGACATGTTCGTCATCGCCACGGGCAACACGGACCGGCAGGTCAAGGCGATCCACGACGGCATCCACCGGGCGCTCAAGGACGAGCACGGCATCCTGCCGCGCCGGGTCGAGGGGCTCACCGAGTCCCGCTGGGTCCTCATGGACTACCTCGACGTGGTGGTGCACGTCTTCACGCCGGAGACGCGCGAGTACTACCGGCTCGAGCAGCTGTGGGGCGACGTGCCCTCGCGCTCGTACGAGGCGGCCGAGGTCTAG
- the nadD gene encoding nicotinate-nucleotide adenylyltransferase, with amino-acid sequence MGILGGTFNPPHVGHLICAQEALWQLELDRVLFMPVSVPPHKEADDDPGGEVRLALCEAAVAGDERLRVSRLELDRPGPSYTVDTLKAIHATSPGDDLTFIVGGDMAASLPEWRQPEELLELAALGVAERGETRRREIMQRISGLRAVDERVRFFSMPRIDVSSTDIRDRVRAGRPVRYLVPDDVARLIRARGLYPTEVPIR; translated from the coding sequence ATCGGGATCCTCGGCGGGACGTTCAACCCGCCGCACGTCGGTCATCTCATCTGCGCCCAGGAGGCTCTGTGGCAGCTCGAGCTCGACCGCGTGCTGTTCATGCCGGTGTCCGTCCCGCCGCACAAGGAGGCCGACGACGACCCCGGCGGCGAGGTGCGCCTGGCGCTCTGCGAGGCGGCGGTGGCCGGCGACGAGCGCCTCCGCGTGTCCCGCCTGGAGCTCGACCGGCCCGGGCCGTCGTACACCGTCGATACCCTGAAGGCGATCCATGCGACGTCGCCAGGTGACGATCTGACCTTCATCGTCGGAGGGGACATGGCCGCGAGCCTCCCCGAGTGGCGGCAGCCCGAGGAGCTGCTCGAGCTCGCCGCGCTGGGCGTCGCCGAGCGCGGGGAGACCCGGCGCCGCGAGATCATGCAGCGCATCAGCGGGCTGCGGGCCGTCGATGAGCGGGTCCGCTTCTTCTCGATGCCGCGCATCGACGTCTCCTCGACCGACATCCGCGACCGGGTGCGCGCGGGCCGGCCGGTGCGCTACCTCGTACCCGACGACGTCGCGCGCCTCATCCGCGCGCGGGGGCTCTACCCGACGGAGGTGCCGATACGTTGA
- a CDS encoding glutamate-5-semialdehyde dehydrogenase yields the protein MSVSTRTVTDICREAKRAARALAQLDTASKDGALHAMADALLARTGEVLEANARDLEAGREAGLSSALMDRLRLDEARVAAMAAGVRQVAALPDPVGEVIDGHRLPNGLDVRKVRVPLGVVGVVYEARPNVTIDAAALCLMSGNAIILRGSSSAAHSNAVLAGIAADAAPAGTVQLLSGGREELAELATQEGLVDLVIPRGGEGLKAALREVATVPVIYAASGNCHVYVDASADLDAAVRIAVNAKVQRPGVCNAAETLLVHADAARDFLPRVAAALGAEGVQLRGDQRARAIAEMGEASDEDWETEYLALVLAVGVVDSLEDAIDHVNRFGSGHSEAIVTRDTASARAFQRGVDAACVYVNASTRFTDGGEFGMGAEIGNSTQKLHARGPIGLRELCTFKYLVEGDGHVRP from the coding sequence ATGTCCGTCAGCACCCGCACCGTCACCGACATCTGCCGCGAGGCCAAGCGCGCCGCCCGCGCGCTCGCCCAGCTCGACACCGCGTCCAAGGACGGCGCGCTCCACGCGATGGCCGACGCGCTGCTCGCCCGCACCGGCGAGGTGCTCGAGGCCAACGCGCGCGACCTCGAGGCCGGCCGTGAGGCGGGGCTGTCGAGCGCGCTGATGGACCGGCTGCGCCTCGATGAGGCGCGGGTGGCGGCGATGGCCGCCGGCGTGCGCCAGGTCGCCGCGCTGCCCGACCCGGTCGGCGAGGTCATCGACGGCCACCGGCTGCCCAACGGCCTCGACGTCCGCAAGGTGCGGGTGCCCCTCGGCGTCGTCGGCGTCGTCTACGAGGCCCGCCCGAACGTCACGATCGACGCCGCCGCCCTGTGCCTGATGTCCGGCAACGCGATCATCCTGCGCGGCTCGTCGTCCGCGGCGCACTCGAACGCGGTCCTGGCCGGGATCGCGGCCGACGCGGCGCCGGCGGGGACGGTCCAGCTGCTGTCCGGAGGCCGCGAGGAGCTCGCCGAGCTCGCCACCCAGGAGGGGCTCGTCGACCTCGTCATCCCGCGCGGCGGCGAGGGGCTGAAGGCCGCGCTGCGGGAGGTCGCCACCGTTCCGGTGATCTACGCCGCGTCGGGCAACTGCCACGTGTACGTCGACGCGAGCGCCGACCTCGACGCGGCGGTGCGCATCGCGGTCAACGCGAAGGTCCAGCGGCCGGGCGTGTGCAACGCGGCCGAGACGCTGCTCGTCCATGCCGACGCGGCGCGCGACTTCCTGCCGCGGGTCGCCGCGGCGCTGGGCGCCGAAGGGGTGCAGCTGCGCGGCGACCAGCGTGCGCGGGCGATCGCCGAGATGGGGGAGGCGTCCGACGAGGACTGGGAGACCGAGTACCTCGCGCTCGTGCTGGCCGTCGGCGTCGTCGACTCGCTCGAGGACGCGATCGACCACGTCAACCGCTTCGGCTCCGGCCACTCCGAGGCGATCGTCACCCGCGACACCGCCTCCGCGCGGGCCTTCCAGCGCGGCGTCGACGCCGCCTGCGTCTACGTCAACGCCTCGACGCGCTTCACCGACGGCGGCGAGTTCGGCATGGGCGCGGAGATCGGCAACTCGACGCAGAAGCTCCACGCGCGCGGCCCGATCGGCCTGCGCGAGCTGTGCACGTTCAAGTACCTGGTGGAGGGCGACGGGCACGTCCGGCCCTGA
- the proB gene encoding glutamate 5-kinase — translation MSRFVIKLGSAIVTRDEVMTAVCDEIAGRRAAGDQVVLVSSGAVARGLEALGRPVRPTTIQEMQAASAVGQGSLFRRWDELLAERTVQAAQVLLTSFDLAARQHYLNARQTLETLLEWGVVPVVNENDTTATEELSFSDNDFLAAQVAILVGADLLAVLTDTEGVYTADPRTNTQARLVPEIAGPADLAALDIGHNTGPLGTGGMRSKVVAAEIATAGGIETVICSGRRPEALHRALDGDVEGTRFHAGGARYNSFKLWLKYAKPSAGTVRVDAGAARALCDSGTSLLPVGIVAVEGAFDAGDAVDITRDGERIGKGIVNYTAAELRRVAGLRSSAVREVLPRASEEAVHRDYFVLT, via the coding sequence ATGTCCCGCTTCGTGATCAAGCTCGGCTCGGCGATCGTCACCCGCGACGAGGTGATGACGGCGGTCTGCGACGAGATCGCCGGCCGCCGCGCCGCCGGCGACCAGGTCGTGCTCGTCTCCAGCGGCGCGGTCGCGCGGGGCCTCGAGGCCCTCGGCCGGCCGGTGCGCCCGACGACGATCCAGGAGATGCAGGCGGCGAGCGCGGTCGGGCAGGGCTCCCTGTTCCGCCGCTGGGACGAGCTGCTCGCCGAGCGCACGGTCCAGGCCGCCCAGGTGCTGCTGACGTCGTTCGACCTCGCCGCCCGCCAGCACTACCTCAACGCGCGTCAGACGCTCGAGACGCTGCTCGAATGGGGCGTCGTCCCGGTCGTCAACGAGAACGACACGACGGCCACCGAGGAGCTCTCGTTCTCCGACAACGACTTCCTCGCCGCGCAGGTGGCGATCCTCGTCGGCGCCGACCTCCTCGCCGTCCTCACCGACACCGAGGGCGTCTACACGGCCGACCCGCGCACGAATACGCAGGCCCGGCTCGTGCCCGAGATCGCCGGCCCGGCCGACCTCGCCGCGCTCGACATCGGCCACAACACGGGCCCGCTCGGCACCGGCGGGATGCGCTCGAAGGTCGTCGCGGCCGAGATCGCCACCGCCGGCGGCATCGAGACCGTGATCTGCAGCGGCCGGCGGCCGGAGGCGCTGCACCGGGCGCTCGACGGCGACGTCGAGGGCACCCGCTTCCACGCCGGCGGCGCCCGGTACAACTCGTTCAAGCTCTGGCTGAAGTACGCCAAGCCGAGCGCCGGCACCGTGCGCGTCGACGCCGGGGCGGCGCGGGCGCTGTGCGACAGCGGCACGTCGCTGCTGCCGGTGGGGATCGTGGCCGTGGAGGGTGCGTTCGACGCCGGCGACGCGGTGGACATCACGCGCGACGGCGAGCGCATCGGCAAGGGGATCGTCAACTACACCGCGGCGGAGCTGCGGCGGGTGGCGGGTCTGCGCTCCTCGGCCGTGCGCGAGGTGCTGCCGCGCGCGAGCGAGGAGGCGGTCCACCGCGACTACTTCGTGCTCACGTAG
- a CDS encoding cation:proton antiporter codes for MIAKVDATAFLVIVLVAAASAVIVAMFARRLVVPVVVVELVLGIIVGPQVLDLAQVDGFTTFFSNLGLGMLFFFAGYEIDFQRIRGLPVRLGGLGWIASLLVAHAFAVVLWAAGMIDAPVYVACAMSTTAIGTLLPILRDAGELRTPFGTFLLAAGAIGEFGPIVLMTIFLSTDQPLRETAILLAFAALAVVAGVLAIRSAGRGWPALERTLHASSQLAVRLAVLLVIALVALAYELGLDLLLGGFMAGLIFRQAVGDHEVEVLESKLTAIGYGFLIPFFFVVSGMKFDLDALLGSVTALVELPLFVLLFLVVRGGPVMVLYRNQLDQRARRALALFSSAQLPLVVAITAIAVDVGKMDAATASALVGAGILSTLIFPLLALRLRGDRPGAPAPAEPLPATA; via the coding sequence ATGATCGCCAAGGTCGACGCCACCGCGTTCCTGGTCATCGTCCTGGTCGCCGCCGCCTCTGCGGTGATCGTCGCGATGTTCGCGCGCCGTCTCGTCGTGCCGGTGGTCGTCGTCGAGCTCGTCCTCGGGATCATCGTCGGCCCGCAGGTGCTCGACCTCGCCCAGGTCGACGGGTTCACGACGTTCTTCTCGAACCTCGGCCTCGGCATGCTGTTCTTCTTCGCCGGCTACGAGATCGACTTCCAGCGCATCCGCGGCCTGCCGGTGCGTCTCGGCGGGCTCGGGTGGATCGCGTCGCTGCTCGTCGCTCACGCGTTCGCCGTGGTGCTGTGGGCAGCGGGCATGATCGACGCGCCCGTCTACGTGGCCTGTGCCATGTCGACGACGGCCATCGGCACGCTCCTGCCGATCCTGCGCGACGCCGGCGAGCTGCGTACGCCGTTCGGGACGTTCCTGCTCGCCGCCGGCGCGATCGGCGAGTTCGGTCCGATCGTGCTCATGACGATCTTCCTGTCGACCGACCAGCCGCTGCGCGAGACCGCGATCCTGCTGGCCTTCGCCGCGCTCGCGGTGGTGGCCGGCGTGCTTGCCATCAGGTCGGCCGGCCGCGGGTGGCCGGCGCTCGAGCGCACGCTGCACGCCTCCAGCCAGCTCGCGGTCCGGCTGGCGGTGCTTCTCGTCATCGCGCTCGTCGCGCTCGCCTACGAGCTCGGGCTCGACCTGCTGCTGGGCGGCTTCATGGCGGGCCTGATCTTCCGCCAGGCCGTGGGCGATCACGAGGTCGAGGTGCTCGAATCGAAGCTCACGGCCATCGGCTACGGCTTCCTGATCCCGTTCTTCTTCGTGGTCAGCGGCATGAAGTTCGATCTCGACGCGCTGCTCGGCAGCGTCACCGCCCTCGTCGAGCTGCCGCTGTTCGTGCTGCTGTTCCTCGTCGTGCGCGGCGGGCCGGTCATGGTGCTCTACCGCAATCAGCTCGACCAGCGCGCCCGCCGAGCGCTGGCATTGTTCTCGTCGGCGCAGCTGCCGCTCGTCGTCGCCATCACGGCGATCGCCGTGGACGTCGGGAAGATGGACGCCGCGACGGCCTCAGCGCTCGTCGGCGCCGGGATCCTCTCGACGCTGATCTTCCCGCTGCTCGCGCTGCGGCTGCGCGGGGACCGGCCCGGGGCGCCTGCGCCCGCCGAACCGCTGCCGGCGACGGCATGA
- the obgE gene encoding GTPase ObgE, with amino-acid sequence MLYDKARIFVAAGRGGDGSQSFRREAHVPRGGPDGGDGGRGGDVILRVDDSLRDLQTFKRTAHYKAPRGTHGQGANRHGAEGAPLEIAVPPGTVVTTEDGIVHDLVRPGQRIVVARGGSPGRGNKRFATATRQAPKFAERGLAGEEAWLDLRLKLLADAGLVGLPNAGKSSLLKRLTRADPKVADYPFTTLEPILGTVEREGRQIVLADIPGLIEGASEGAGLGHDFLAHVERTRLLVHVLDLAPLDGSDPGANHAVIEAELAAHDPRLAALPRILALSKADLVPESHALEAAAGWQERLGEDVAVIVTSSATGRGLDELVGLLFERVPVEQAAAEPLTAAAGEVLAEHRTFRPAPRRGFHVEHAGPGTFRVVGEGIERLLARYDPDNEEAMAYLEHRLTRIGVIRALQDAGFEAGDDVEIGGVVFELDPGA; translated from the coding sequence ATGCTCTACGACAAGGCTCGCATCTTCGTGGCCGCGGGACGCGGCGGGGACGGCTCGCAGTCGTTCCGCCGCGAGGCGCACGTGCCGCGCGGCGGCCCCGACGGCGGTGACGGCGGCCGCGGCGGGGACGTGATCCTGCGCGTCGACGACTCGCTGCGCGACCTGCAGACCTTCAAGCGCACGGCCCACTACAAGGCGCCGCGCGGCACCCACGGCCAGGGCGCCAACCGCCATGGCGCCGAGGGCGCGCCGCTCGAGATCGCCGTGCCGCCCGGCACCGTCGTGACCACCGAGGACGGCATCGTGCACGACCTCGTCCGCCCCGGCCAGCGCATCGTCGTCGCCCGCGGCGGCTCGCCCGGGCGCGGCAACAAGCGCTTCGCCACCGCGACCCGGCAGGCCCCGAAGTTCGCCGAGCGCGGCCTGGCCGGGGAGGAGGCCTGGCTCGATCTGCGCCTCAAGCTGCTCGCCGACGCCGGGCTCGTCGGGCTCCCCAACGCCGGCAAGTCGTCGCTGCTCAAGCGCCTCACGCGCGCAGACCCGAAGGTCGCCGACTACCCGTTCACCACGCTCGAGCCGATTCTCGGCACCGTGGAGCGCGAGGGCCGCCAGATCGTCCTCGCGGACATCCCCGGCCTCATCGAGGGCGCCAGCGAGGGCGCCGGGCTCGGCCACGACTTCCTCGCCCACGTCGAGCGCACGCGGCTGCTGGTGCACGTGCTCGACCTCGCGCCCCTCGACGGCTCCGACCCCGGCGCCAACCACGCCGTCATCGAGGCGGAGCTCGCCGCGCACGATCCGCGCCTGGCCGCCCTGCCGCGGATCCTGGCGCTGTCGAAGGCCGACCTCGTCCCCGAGAGCCACGCACTGGAGGCCGCGGCCGGCTGGCAGGAGCGGCTGGGGGAGGATGTGGCGGTGATCGTCACCTCGAGCGCGACGGGACGCGGACTCGACGAGCTCGTCGGGCTGCTCTTCGAACGGGTGCCCGTCGAGCAGGCGGCGGCCGAGCCGCTCACGGCCGCAGCCGGCGAGGTCCTCGCCGAGCACCGCACGTTCCGCCCGGCGCCCCGGCGCGGCTTCCACGTGGAGCACGCCGGCCCCGGCACGTTCCGGGTCGTGGGGGAGGGCATCGAGCGCCTGCTGGCGCGCTACGACCCCGACAACGAGGAGGCGATGGCCTACCTCGAGCACCGCCTCACGCGGATCGGCGTGATCCGGGCGCTGCAGGACGCGGGCTTCGAGGCGGGCGACGACGTGGAGATCGGCGGCGTGGTCTTCGAGCTCGATCCGGGCGCATGA
- a CDS encoding SDR family oxidoreductase — MAQQRVFVITGASTGIGAATARLAVEDGHRVVLAARSADKLQDLAAGLGGEDRALAVPTDVTDFAAQERLIAASLERFGSVDVVFANAGFGARRGFLEESPELWREMVLTNVLGAAYTIRASLPALRESGGHLVITSSVAGRRPLPGSLYSATKHAVTAMAESLRLEIDGAFRVTCIEPGMVDTPFFDSGAADWALGPDDIARAVMYAVGQPAHVDVNEILIRPTAQPS; from the coding sequence ATGGCACAGCAGCGGGTCTTCGTCATCACCGGCGCCTCCACCGGCATCGGAGCGGCCACCGCGCGGCTGGCGGTCGAGGACGGCCATCGCGTGGTCCTCGCCGCCCGCAGCGCCGACAAGCTCCAGGACCTCGCTGCGGGGCTCGGCGGCGAGGACCGCGCGCTGGCGGTGCCGACCGACGTCACCGACTTCGCCGCGCAGGAGCGGCTGATCGCGGCGAGCCTCGAGCGGTTCGGCAGCGTCGACGTGGTGTTCGCCAACGCGGGCTTCGGCGCCAGGCGCGGGTTCCTCGAGGAGAGCCCGGAGCTCTGGCGCGAGATGGTGCTGACGAACGTGCTCGGCGCGGCGTACACGATCCGCGCCTCGCTGCCGGCGCTGCGCGAGTCGGGCGGGCACCTCGTCATCACGAGCTCGGTCGCGGGACGGCGGCCGCTGCCGGGCAGCCTCTACAGCGCGACGAAGCACGCGGTGACCGCGATGGCCGAGTCCCTGCGCCTGGAGATCGACGGCGCCTTCCGGGTGACCTGCATCGAGCCGGGCATGGTCGACACGCCGTTCTTCGACTCCGGTGCCGCGGACTGGGCGCTTGGGCCCGACGACATCGCGCGCGCCGTGATGTACGCGGTGGGGCAGCCGGCGCACGTGGACGTCAACGAGATCCTGATCCGGCCGACGGCCCAGCCGTCGTGA